The following coding sequences lie in one Mycobacterium sp. DL440 genomic window:
- a CDS encoding SDR family oxidoreductase, translating to MHFGIEGRSALIVGGSKGIGFEVTRMLAAEGARVAILARTKADVDDAVEAIRSEGGTALGAPADVSSPQQLAAAVRAVTSEHGPPLIVIGQAKYQRPGDFVDISDINVYRESFEAHTMSQILLLQAVLPAMQEAGWGRFVHIGSATAKEPAGNIHHAVANTSRPSTIGLLKTVSDEYAQHGITVNTVAPGWIETENSIAYLDQHFGASSEEERRDFMLSQARVPAGRMGKSREIASLITYLCSEAAGYLTGSWIEVDGGLHRSAF from the coding sequence ATGCACTTCGGAATCGAGGGACGATCGGCGCTGATCGTCGGCGGCAGCAAGGGAATTGGGTTCGAAGTAACCAGAATGCTTGCCGCGGAAGGTGCCCGGGTGGCCATACTGGCCCGGACCAAGGCCGATGTCGACGATGCGGTGGAGGCGATCCGCTCCGAGGGTGGCACTGCCCTCGGCGCCCCCGCCGACGTGAGTAGCCCACAACAGCTGGCAGCAGCCGTCCGTGCGGTGACCTCCGAACACGGGCCACCGCTCATCGTGATCGGGCAGGCGAAGTACCAGCGACCGGGGGACTTCGTCGACATCAGTGACATCAACGTCTACCGCGAGTCGTTCGAAGCGCACACCATGAGCCAGATCCTGCTGCTGCAGGCGGTGTTGCCCGCGATGCAGGAGGCCGGCTGGGGCCGGTTCGTGCATATCGGGTCGGCGACTGCCAAGGAGCCGGCAGGCAACATCCACCATGCGGTGGCCAACACCAGTCGCCCCTCCACGATCGGCTTGCTCAAGACGGTGTCCGACGAGTACGCGCAGCACGGCATAACGGTCAACACCGTCGCACCCGGCTGGATCGAGACCGAGAACTCAATCGCCTACCTTGACCAGCATTTCGGTGCCAGCTCCGAAGAGGAGCGCCGCGACTTCATGCTCTCCCAGGCTCGCGTACCGGCCGGGCGAATGGGAAAGTCGCGCGAAATCGCCTCACTTATCACGTATCTGTGCTCAGAAGCTGCCGGATACCTCACCGGCAGTTGGATCGAAGTCGACGGCGGCTTGCACCGCTCAGCGTTCTAA
- a CDS encoding cytochrome P450, producing the protein MAVDRGVGWKAVRDAGRVVYIDGWYYLSHREDVLAALRNPELFSSKKAFDVLGSPLPLVPISFDPPEHTRFRKILQPFFSPKTLNEMLPSLQKQALDIIDDVVTKGECEVVSDIAIPYPSQVFLTLFGLPLEDRDRLIAWKDSVIALADSPTLEGVDLTPAMELLAYLTEAVNERRANPGPDILSQVLTGDDALDDGEVMGLAFLFVLAGLDTVTAAMSTALLELARNPELRVKLREEPDQMSVFVEEIVRLEPPAPMLPRVTTQEVTIGDFTLPADTRVRLCIAAINRDDSDEISSNDVVMDGKVHRHWGFGGGPHRCLGSHLARMELTLILEEWLKRIPEFSVEAGYEPQIVFPANTFALERVPLTLG; encoded by the coding sequence ATGGCCGTCGATCGTGGGGTTGGGTGGAAGGCTGTGCGGGACGCCGGACGGGTAGTGTACATCGACGGCTGGTACTACCTGTCACACCGCGAGGATGTGCTCGCCGCACTGCGCAATCCGGAACTCTTCTCGTCGAAGAAGGCATTCGACGTGCTGGGCTCCCCGCTGCCACTGGTGCCGATCTCCTTCGATCCGCCGGAACACACCCGGTTCCGCAAGATCCTGCAGCCCTTCTTCAGCCCGAAGACCCTGAACGAGATGTTGCCGTCGCTGCAGAAGCAAGCGCTCGACATCATCGATGACGTGGTCACGAAGGGCGAGTGCGAGGTGGTGTCCGATATCGCGATCCCCTACCCCTCACAGGTGTTCCTGACGCTGTTCGGGCTGCCGTTGGAGGATCGGGACCGTCTCATCGCCTGGAAGGATTCGGTGATCGCACTGGCGGATTCGCCGACACTCGAAGGTGTCGACCTGACCCCGGCAATGGAACTGCTCGCCTACCTCACCGAGGCGGTCAACGAACGGAGGGCCAACCCCGGACCGGATATCCTGTCCCAGGTGCTCACCGGCGACGACGCACTCGACGACGGCGAAGTGATGGGACTGGCCTTTCTGTTCGTGCTTGCCGGGCTGGACACCGTCACCGCAGCGATGAGCACGGCGCTTCTGGAACTCGCCCGCAATCCCGAGTTGCGCGTCAAGTTGCGCGAGGAGCCCGATCAGATGAGCGTTTTCGTCGAGGAGATCGTCCGATTGGAGCCACCTGCACCAATGCTTCCCCGGGTCACCACCCAGGAAGTGACCATCGGGGACTTCACGCTGCCTGCCGACACGCGGGTACGGCTGTGCATCGCCGCGATCAACCGTGACGACAGCGACGAGATCTCATCCAATGACGTCGTAATGGACGGCAAGGTGCACCGGCACTGGGGCTTTGGTGGCGGTCCGCATCGCTGCCTTGGGTCACACCTGGCCCGCATGGAGCTCACGCTCATCCTCGAGGAGTGGCTGAAACGTATCCCCGAATTCTCGGTGGAAGCCGGCTACGAACCGCAGATCGTGTTCCCCGCGAACACCTTTGCCCTGGAGCGCGTGCCGCTGACCCTGGGCTGA
- a CDS encoding mammalian cell entry protein yields the protein MADDADAADAVSASNGAVEDEVAADAATDAKRSISPPRLALVVGLVGVVALGGLSGWLGFRAYQSHQDEKERELYLQVARQGALNLTTIDFQHADSDIQRILDSATGQFHDEFSQRAEPFLEVVKKAQSKSVGTVTEAGLESVAGDEAQAIVAVTVNTSNVGAPEQQPRSWRMRLTVLKIGEDVKVSNVGFVP from the coding sequence ATGGCAGACGATGCTGATGCCGCCGACGCAGTGAGTGCGTCAAATGGTGCCGTTGAGGATGAAGTGGCGGCCGACGCCGCTACCGACGCCAAACGCTCGATTTCGCCCCCACGACTGGCGCTCGTGGTCGGGCTCGTCGGTGTCGTGGCGCTGGGTGGCCTGTCAGGCTGGCTCGGTTTCCGCGCCTACCAGTCTCACCAGGACGAGAAGGAGCGCGAGCTGTATCTGCAGGTCGCCAGACAAGGCGCTCTGAACCTGACCACCATCGATTTTCAGCATGCCGACTCCGACATTCAACGCATCCTCGACTCCGCAACCGGCCAGTTCCACGACGAGTTCTCTCAGCGTGCCGAGCCGTTCCTCGAGGTCGTGAAAAAGGCGCAATCGAAGTCTGTGGGTACGGTGACCGAAGCGGGTCTGGAATCCGTCGCAGGTGATGAGGCCCAGGCGATCGTTGCGGTGACAGTCAACACGTCCAACGTCGGGGCACCCGAGCAACAACCCCGATCGTGGCGAATGCGCCTCACGGTGCTGAAGATCGGTGAGGACGTGAAGGTTTCGAATGTGGGGTTTGTACCGTGA
- a CDS encoding acyl-CoA dehydrogenase family protein, with translation MNAVDDPELAKLRFAVRDFLRADRAEFGWQPAVDAWLAGWDEAFSARLGAAGFVGLTIPRRYGGHELGHLHRYVVTEELVAAGAPVAAHWSADRQVAPSLLTYGTEQQRERLLPKIVAGKLYSSIGMSEHGAGSDLAAVTTKATRTDGGWILSGTKVWTSGAHHAHQVVVLARTSPSDSKHRHAGFSQFLVQCATAGVRIEPIILMSGAHHFNEVILDDVFVPDADVLGEIGNGWHQVTSELSFERSGPERILSTGPLLLAAIRALGSGPAPDDRTAAAVGDLLAQLISLRQLSLTVARTLSAGDDAANQAALVKDLGTRFEAESVELIDDLIETLPANPELKTMLSTAWLHKPMFTLRGGTNEVLRGVIARGMGLR, from the coding sequence GTGAACGCGGTCGACGACCCCGAACTGGCCAAGTTGCGTTTCGCCGTACGCGACTTCCTACGAGCCGACCGCGCCGAATTCGGCTGGCAGCCCGCCGTCGACGCCTGGCTGGCCGGCTGGGACGAGGCATTCTCGGCACGATTGGGTGCCGCGGGGTTCGTCGGCCTGACCATCCCGCGCCGCTACGGCGGCCACGAACTCGGCCACCTTCACCGATACGTCGTGACTGAGGAACTCGTCGCCGCGGGCGCACCGGTCGCGGCGCACTGGAGCGCCGATCGGCAGGTCGCACCGAGCCTGTTGACCTACGGCACCGAGCAACAGCGCGAGCGGCTTCTACCGAAGATAGTTGCAGGAAAGCTGTATTCGTCGATCGGCATGAGCGAACATGGCGCCGGGTCGGACCTTGCCGCGGTGACGACCAAGGCGACCCGTACTGACGGGGGCTGGATATTGTCCGGCACCAAGGTGTGGACCAGCGGAGCCCACCATGCGCATCAGGTCGTGGTGCTGGCCCGCACCAGCCCCTCAGACTCCAAGCACCGCCACGCCGGATTCAGCCAGTTCCTGGTGCAGTGCGCAACCGCGGGCGTCCGTATCGAACCGATCATCCTGATGTCGGGCGCACACCACTTCAACGAGGTCATCCTCGACGATGTCTTCGTCCCGGATGCCGACGTCCTCGGCGAGATCGGAAATGGTTGGCACCAGGTCACTTCGGAGTTGTCGTTCGAACGCAGCGGACCCGAGCGCATCTTGTCCACCGGGCCGTTGCTGTTGGCCGCGATCCGCGCACTTGGGTCCGGACCGGCACCCGATGACCGCACTGCCGCCGCTGTCGGTGACCTGCTGGCCCAGTTGATCTCGTTGCGGCAGCTGTCGTTGACGGTTGCCCGCACGCTCAGCGCGGGCGACGATGCGGCGAACCAGGCCGCACTGGTGAAAGATCTCGGCACCCGCTTCGAGGCCGAATCTGTCGAACTCATCGACGACCTGATCGAGACGTTACCCGCGAATCCGGAGCTGAAGACCATGCTGAGCACGGCCTGGCTGCACAAGCCCATGTTCACGTTGCGCGGCGGTACCAACGAGGTGTTGCGTGGCGTGATCGCACGTGGAATGGGGTTGCGATGA
- a CDS encoding cysteine hydrolase, protein MASKAWNPDSTAVVCVECQNGVLGPDSVLPALATDAADLVGNIRRLLGSAREFGAKVVHATYEGSLGGRPTGTARLWRVLGPATADWAPGTPAAAVVPELLASTDLVLPRHHGLFPTLDSELLPVLKGLGVTTIVLTGVSLNLAITHTAGHATQAGFDLAVPRDAVGGTPSSYAEQVLDNTIAVLGQLTSVDELIHEWSGSDRIKA, encoded by the coding sequence TTGGCTTCAAAAGCTTGGAACCCTGACAGCACAGCCGTTGTATGTGTGGAGTGCCAGAACGGTGTGCTCGGTCCAGATTCGGTGTTACCTGCACTGGCCACTGACGCCGCGGACCTGGTGGGAAACATACGTCGATTGCTCGGCAGTGCACGTGAATTCGGCGCGAAAGTGGTGCACGCAACCTACGAGGGCAGCCTGGGCGGTCGACCAACCGGCACCGCACGGTTGTGGCGGGTGCTGGGACCTGCCACTGCAGACTGGGCACCGGGAACCCCCGCTGCGGCTGTGGTTCCCGAACTGCTGGCCTCCACAGACCTGGTATTGCCACGCCACCATGGGCTGTTCCCAACCTTGGACTCCGAGTTGTTGCCGGTGCTCAAGGGGCTGGGCGTGACGACCATCGTCCTCACTGGGGTGTCGCTGAACCTGGCGATCACCCACACCGCTGGACACGCCACTCAGGCCGGATTCGACCTCGCCGTCCCACGCGACGCGGTCGGAGGCACGCCGTCAAGTTACGCAGAGCAGGTGCTGGACAACACCATCGCCGTCCTCGGCCAGCTGACCAGCGTCGACGAACTGATCCACGAATGGTCCGGATCAGACCGGATCAAAGCCTGA
- a CDS encoding acyl-CoA dehydrogenase, with the protein MSQTSALSGGVFAAENRQDDDAELRRLVDELGRRSYDAGLGRRGVPELLDAELWRNLEDTGLARLTCTPDAGAGPHELAIALYGLARHAGAVPLAETDALAGWLGRQAGVELPDGPLTVAIADADTGGDRITGTAHSVPWAAASAATLLAVRVDDGLRVGLVDTGNLHGDHNLAGEPRDSLLFDVPADQLRAVDPALGVELARRGAWSRCVQIVGALDAAADLSVRYTRERVQFGRPLSAFQSVQQSLAGMAGEIERARVAAELAVTTASGNGFDCPETDYAVTVAKVTVGRAVGPVTTVAHQLHGAIGVTREHPLWLFTLRAQSWAQDYGTTAHFARRLGRMALAAEDPWDLVTAT; encoded by the coding sequence ATGAGCCAGACGAGCGCACTCTCGGGCGGAGTGTTCGCCGCCGAGAACCGCCAGGACGACGATGCTGAATTGCGCCGGCTCGTCGATGAACTGGGACGGCGATCCTACGATGCCGGTCTCGGTAGGCGCGGCGTCCCCGAGCTGCTCGATGCCGAGCTTTGGCGCAACCTCGAAGACACCGGGCTGGCGCGGCTGACCTGCACCCCTGACGCCGGAGCGGGACCTCACGAACTGGCGATCGCTCTCTACGGCCTGGCACGCCACGCCGGCGCGGTCCCATTGGCCGAAACCGACGCGTTGGCAGGCTGGCTCGGCCGACAGGCCGGCGTCGAATTGCCGGATGGTCCACTGACAGTGGCCATCGCCGATGCCGACACAGGCGGTGACCGGATCACCGGCACGGCACACTCGGTGCCATGGGCCGCGGCATCTGCGGCGACGCTCTTGGCGGTGCGTGTGGACGATGGTCTCCGGGTCGGCCTGGTTGACACCGGCAACTTGCACGGGGATCACAACCTGGCGGGTGAACCCCGTGATTCGCTCCTATTCGATGTGCCCGCCGATCAGTTGCGAGCAGTAGACCCGGCGCTAGGCGTCGAACTTGCACGACGCGGCGCTTGGTCGCGCTGTGTACAGATTGTCGGAGCGCTGGATGCCGCTGCCGATCTGTCGGTGAGATACACCCGTGAGCGCGTCCAGTTCGGCCGCCCGCTGAGCGCCTTCCAGTCCGTACAGCAGTCTCTGGCTGGGATGGCGGGTGAGATCGAAAGGGCACGCGTCGCTGCCGAACTCGCTGTGACAACAGCATCCGGGAATGGCTTCGACTGTCCCGAAACCGACTATGCCGTCACCGTGGCCAAGGTGACAGTCGGGCGGGCCGTCGGCCCGGTAACCACCGTCGCGCACCAGTTGCACGGCGCGATCGGCGTCACCCGTGAACACCCGCTGTGGTTGTTTACCTTGCGCGCTCAGAGCTGGGCGCAGGACTACGGCACCACCGCACACTTCGCGCGGCGCCTGGGTCGGATGGCACTGGCCGCCGAAGATCCGTGGGACCTCGTCACGGCGACATGA
- a CDS encoding mycofactocin-coupled SDR family oxidoreductase, translating to MGSLDGRVVFITGAARGQGRSHAVMCAEQGADIVGVDICENLDIVPYPLGTAEELEETARLVEKTGRQMLTRKADVRDKAALQAAFDAGVEQFGHIDTVLANAGAVLTNADERDASEALRLGLDIMLVGVWNAFQVAIPHIKERGEGGHLIATSSMIALLDLTDGRGGSDAYLMSKVAIVGLVRAYAAMLAPDRIRVNAVAPTNCATPMITENPALFKVIEANPSMVNAVQTALPDLPLIEPRDVSNAILFLLSDAGRSFTGSLLKVDAGMDVRRG from the coding sequence ATGGGTTCACTGGACGGACGGGTCGTCTTCATCACCGGCGCCGCTCGCGGACAGGGGCGTTCGCACGCAGTGATGTGTGCCGAGCAAGGTGCCGACATCGTCGGTGTGGATATCTGCGAGAACCTCGACATCGTCCCCTATCCGCTCGGGACCGCCGAGGAGTTGGAGGAGACCGCACGCCTGGTCGAAAAGACCGGCCGCCAGATGCTGACTCGCAAGGCCGATGTCCGCGACAAAGCCGCACTGCAGGCTGCATTCGACGCCGGCGTGGAGCAGTTCGGTCACATCGACACCGTGCTCGCCAATGCAGGCGCCGTCCTCACCAATGCCGATGAGCGCGATGCCTCCGAAGCCCTCCGGTTGGGCCTCGACATCATGCTCGTCGGTGTGTGGAACGCCTTTCAGGTCGCCATCCCCCACATCAAGGAACGCGGTGAGGGCGGCCACCTGATCGCGACCAGCTCCATGATTGCGCTACTGGATCTCACCGACGGCCGCGGCGGCAGCGACGCCTATCTGATGTCCAAGGTCGCCATCGTCGGCCTGGTTCGGGCCTACGCGGCCATGCTCGCCCCCGACCGCATCCGCGTCAACGCGGTGGCGCCGACCAACTGCGCCACGCCGATGATCACCGAGAACCCGGCGCTGTTCAAGGTGATCGAAGCGAACCCGAGCATGGTCAACGCCGTACAGACCGCGCTGCCGGACCTGCCGTTGATCGAACCCCGCGATGTCTCCAACGCCATCCTGTTCCTGCTCAGTGACGCGGGCCGGTCGTTCACCGGCAGCCTGCTCAAGGTTGATGCGGGAATGGACGTTCGGCGAGGCTAG
- a CDS encoding MlaD family protein — MSRWMRSVGAAVGVMLLSSCASITVNSLPQPGGSYRDGYNIVMEFANALNLPDRAKVMMDGTTIGVVTGVNLTGDHVDLTSRIDSAVVVPSNVQATMRQATVLGDIYVELERPQSGDGVATAVGPEGRIPMAQTTSPPQLEDTIANLANFVGSGSIQRVQNTIIGLNRVTPPDRGELRQMVTRVATDLSDVANNIDVVDKWLEGAAGTADVMNRNLSSFSFWFSPTGMRGWDRATQVGVYVGTLLPSIGSVYSSGFWLVPMLNSTAKAMGAVQQTKWAFEGEEYEAWHKLFTNNFLPVDKYPAINITSIVGPDGRELSGNVQDVLRILGATP, encoded by the coding sequence ATGAGCCGTTGGATGCGGTCGGTGGGTGCCGCGGTTGGGGTTATGTTGCTGTCATCGTGTGCGTCGATCACCGTTAATTCGCTGCCCCAACCAGGTGGCAGCTACCGCGACGGCTACAACATCGTCATGGAGTTCGCCAACGCACTCAACCTGCCCGACCGGGCAAAAGTAATGATGGACGGCACCACCATCGGGGTCGTTACCGGAGTCAATCTCACCGGGGATCACGTCGACCTTACTTCGCGGATCGATTCAGCAGTGGTGGTGCCGTCGAACGTTCAGGCGACAATGCGGCAAGCGACCGTCCTCGGCGATATTTATGTCGAGCTCGAACGCCCGCAATCGGGTGACGGGGTAGCTACCGCTGTCGGCCCGGAGGGAAGGATTCCCATGGCGCAGACGACGTCTCCTCCTCAGCTTGAGGACACGATCGCGAACTTGGCGAATTTTGTTGGCAGCGGGTCTATCCAGCGCGTTCAGAACACGATTATCGGCCTCAACCGGGTTACTCCGCCGGACCGTGGTGAGCTCCGCCAGATGGTGACGCGTGTTGCCACCGATCTCTCGGATGTAGCCAACAATATCGATGTCGTAGACAAATGGCTTGAAGGTGCAGCGGGGACAGCCGATGTCATGAACAGGAATCTCTCTTCATTTAGCTTTTGGTTCTCACCCACCGGTATGCGGGGTTGGGACCGTGCTACACAGGTCGGCGTTTACGTAGGAACCCTGCTTCCGTCCATCGGGAGCGTCTACAGTAGTGGATTCTGGTTGGTGCCGATGCTGAATTCGACCGCCAAAGCGATGGGTGCTGTACAGCAGACCAAATGGGCATTCGAAGGCGAAGAATATGAAGCATGGCATAAGCTGTTCACGAATAACTTCCTTCCGGTGGACAAGTACCCGGCAATAAACATTACGTCGATAGTCGGGCCCGACGGGCGCGAACTATCTGGCAATGTTCAGGATGTGCTTCGAATCCTGGGGGCGACACCATGA
- a CDS encoding SDR family oxidoreductase: MSIPAPGTLKNRVVVVTGASRGIGAAIAARAAQDGAAVALLAKTQTPNPKIAGTLAETAESVQRAGGQALPVACDVRDAAAVASAVAAVADAFGGIDVVINNAGALDLRPTQTLPLKNLRRLLEINVEGPFAVVQAALPHLRRSDNAHIVNVSPPLNLEPGWVGAHVGHTVGKYAESLLTLGWANEFASVPIAVNSVWPATTIASTGMMVAMGQAEARAQARSPQIMADAVHALVIRPAATCSGRFYTDEDILREEGHDDLSDYRLATHEQDLTPNFYLAATR; this comes from the coding sequence GTGAGCATTCCCGCTCCTGGCACTCTGAAGAACCGTGTCGTCGTGGTGACCGGCGCCAGCCGCGGCATCGGCGCTGCCATTGCGGCGCGCGCGGCCCAGGACGGTGCGGCGGTGGCACTGCTGGCCAAGACCCAGACGCCCAACCCGAAGATCGCGGGCACACTGGCCGAGACCGCAGAGTCCGTGCAACGTGCCGGCGGACAGGCACTTCCGGTGGCGTGTGATGTCCGTGATGCCGCCGCGGTGGCATCGGCCGTCGCCGCGGTCGCCGACGCGTTCGGCGGGATCGATGTCGTGATAAACAATGCGGGCGCGCTGGATCTGCGACCCACCCAGACCCTGCCCCTGAAGAACTTGCGTAGGCTGCTGGAGATCAACGTCGAGGGCCCCTTCGCGGTGGTGCAGGCAGCCCTACCCCACCTGCGCCGATCGGATAATGCGCACATCGTCAACGTTTCTCCGCCGCTGAATCTGGAACCAGGGTGGGTGGGCGCCCATGTAGGGCACACCGTCGGCAAGTATGCCGAAAGCCTGCTCACCCTCGGCTGGGCCAACGAGTTCGCCTCGGTGCCGATCGCCGTGAACTCGGTGTGGCCGGCCACCACGATCGCCAGCACCGGAATGATGGTCGCGATGGGCCAGGCGGAGGCGCGCGCCCAGGCACGGAGCCCGCAGATCATGGCTGATGCGGTGCACGCGTTGGTTATCCGCCCCGCTGCAACCTGCAGCGGGCGCTTCTACACCGACGAGGACATCTTGCGCGAAGAAGGTCACGACGACCTGTCGGATTATCGACTGGCCACGCATGAGCAGGACCTGACCCCCAACTTCTATCTGGCGGCCACCCGGTGA
- a CDS encoding enoyl-CoA hydratase/isomerase family protein, which yields MSDTANGGPRPPDGDWLGTPFLTFKRDGAFAICTLDRPQARNAMTPAMYFGIRYAISRVNADPDLAGLLITGTGDVFAPGGDLGQAAEDNWMDFASTMGMDVTPFDILRQSPKPVVSAVNGLCQGGGLQIAMCSDLAVVSDRATFRVPELFRGIADTYYSQVLARLIGPVRTKDLMFTGRTLTAEEAVEWGMVARVVPHDELLDTAKELLGQCCRTAPGARGVIKSSLDSYLGLFDRIGMQTSLFGPEAREGFRAFKQKNSPTWVHPQLQVDGRL from the coding sequence ATGTCCGACACTGCCAACGGCGGTCCGCGTCCACCCGACGGTGATTGGCTGGGGACGCCATTCCTCACCTTCAAGCGTGACGGCGCCTTCGCGATCTGCACGCTGGACCGGCCGCAGGCGCGTAATGCGATGACACCCGCGATGTACTTCGGGATCAGATACGCGATCAGTCGGGTCAACGCCGATCCTGATCTTGCGGGCCTGCTGATCACCGGCACCGGAGACGTCTTCGCGCCGGGCGGTGATCTTGGGCAGGCTGCCGAGGACAATTGGATGGACTTCGCGTCCACCATGGGAATGGACGTGACACCATTCGACATTCTGCGCCAGTCACCCAAACCGGTGGTCTCGGCGGTCAATGGGCTCTGCCAGGGCGGGGGTCTGCAGATCGCGATGTGCAGTGACCTGGCCGTGGTCAGTGATCGGGCCACCTTCCGGGTGCCCGAATTGTTCCGCGGGATCGCCGATACGTATTACAGCCAGGTGCTGGCCCGTCTGATCGGCCCGGTCCGGACCAAGGATCTGATGTTCACTGGCCGCACGCTGACCGCCGAGGAGGCGGTCGAGTGGGGCATGGTGGCCAGGGTGGTGCCCCACGATGAACTGCTCGATACCGCGAAAGAGCTTCTCGGGCAATGCTGCCGGACCGCACCCGGCGCGCGGGGTGTGATCAAGTCCAGCCTGGACAGCTACCTGGGCCTCTTCGACCGGATCGGCATGCAGACAAGTCTGTTCGGCCCTGAGGCACGGGAAGGTTTCCGCGCATTCAAGCAGAAGAACTCGCCGACCTGGGTGCACCCGCAGCTTCAGGTGGACGGACGGTTGTAA
- a CDS encoding SDR family oxidoreductase, translated as MTVKKFEGASAIVSGGAGGLGEATVRRLHADGLGVVIADLAADKGKALADELGSRALFVSTDVTSDDSILGAIEQANQLGQLRYAVVAHGGFGVAQRIVQRDGSPADLGGFTKTLDLYLTGTYNLTRLVAASAATAEPRDDGERGAIVMTASVAGYEGQIGQTAYAAAKAGVIGLTIAAARDLSSVGIRVNTIAPGTMKTPIMESVGEEAIAKFAANIPFPKRLGTPDEYADAAAFLLSNGYVNGEVMRLDGAQRFTPK; from the coding sequence ATGACGGTAAAGAAGTTCGAAGGTGCATCCGCGATTGTCAGCGGTGGCGCAGGTGGGCTGGGAGAAGCCACGGTACGCCGGCTCCATGCCGACGGCCTCGGGGTGGTGATAGCTGATCTCGCCGCCGACAAGGGCAAGGCACTGGCCGATGAGTTGGGCAGCCGAGCACTGTTCGTCAGCACCGACGTGACGAGCGACGACAGCATCCTCGGCGCCATCGAACAGGCCAACCAGCTGGGGCAGCTCCGCTACGCGGTGGTCGCGCACGGCGGATTCGGTGTCGCTCAACGCATCGTGCAGCGCGACGGCAGCCCGGCCGATCTGGGTGGCTTCACCAAAACCCTGGACCTCTACCTGACGGGCACCTACAACCTGACCCGCCTGGTGGCGGCATCAGCTGCCACCGCAGAACCGCGGGACGACGGCGAACGGGGCGCCATCGTGATGACCGCCTCGGTAGCAGGGTATGAGGGTCAGATCGGCCAGACCGCTTATGCTGCAGCAAAAGCGGGTGTCATCGGGTTGACCATCGCGGCCGCCCGCGATCTGAGTTCGGTTGGCATTCGGGTCAACACCATCGCACCGGGAACCATGAAGACACCGATCATGGAGTCGGTCGGCGAGGAGGCCATCGCCAAGTTCGCCGCCAACATTCCATTCCCGAAGCGGCTGGGCACACCGGACGAGTACGCCGACGCTGCGGCATTCCTGCTGAGCAACGGCTACGTCAACGGCGAAGTGATGCGGCTCGACGGAGCGCAGCGCTTCACCCCGAAGTAG
- a CDS encoding MlaD family protein — protein MTIKNVLSFAAFGLIIVFAIGYLGSFGLRVGAPAGTNLSMAISDTNDLNVGANVLLRGVPVGKVTRIESGVESATVDFYVDAAYDIPVDSDVHIENLSALGETYIGLSPRTNEGPMLKDGQRIATESVTLPPSISQLATSVVRVLNQLDPDQLKRILNEADAALPDPVAVEPNLARASMLLNNTAMGMQGRGQEVLGNFQLLLQNAGWVGPALADVQQPLRNLSVGLRDSYNMLARAAIWDNPETIKQTGYLLDRFQAFLDTRGPDIKVLSEALLPKFEGIGGALMNFDSAQILTNMLSAYPEDGAITLHVTIPEG, from the coding sequence ATGACCATAAAAAATGTGCTGTCGTTCGCGGCGTTCGGATTAATTATCGTTTTCGCGATCGGCTACCTCGGGTCATTTGGCTTGAGGGTCGGAGCACCCGCCGGTACCAACTTGTCCATGGCGATCTCCGATACCAATGATCTCAACGTGGGCGCCAATGTGCTGCTGCGCGGTGTACCGGTCGGCAAGGTGACCAGGATCGAGTCGGGCGTCGAGAGCGCTACCGTCGATTTCTATGTCGACGCCGCCTACGACATCCCGGTCGACAGTGACGTTCACATAGAGAACCTGTCCGCGCTGGGCGAGACGTATATAGGGCTGAGTCCACGGACGAACGAGGGACCGATGTTGAAGGACGGTCAGCGCATCGCCACCGAGTCGGTAACGTTGCCTCCTTCGATCTCGCAGCTGGCAACCAGCGTGGTCCGGGTGCTCAACCAGCTCGACCCCGACCAGCTCAAGCGGATCCTCAATGAGGCCGACGCGGCTCTGCCGGATCCTGTGGCGGTGGAGCCTAACTTGGCTCGGGCAAGCATGCTGCTCAACAACACCGCAATGGGTATGCAGGGTCGGGGGCAAGAGGTACTGGGGAACTTCCAGCTCCTGCTGCAGAACGCGGGCTGGGTGGGGCCGGCGCTGGCGGATGTGCAGCAGCCGCTCCGTAACCTGAGTGTGGGTCTACGTGATTCATACAACATGTTGGCAAGAGCCGCCATTTGGGATAACCCGGAAACCATCAAGCAGACCGGATATCTGCTCGACCGATTTCAAGCCTTTTTGGACACCAGAGGCCCTGACATCAAGGTTCTGTCGGAAGCGTTGTTGCCAAAGTTTGAGGGCATCGGGGGCGCGTTGATGAATTTTGATAGCGCACAGATTCTAACAAATATGTTGTCGGCCTATCCTGAAGATGGCGCAATAACCCTGCACGTAACCATTCCGGAGGGTTAA